A region of Anopheles merus strain MAF chromosome 2R, AmerM5.1, whole genome shotgun sequence DNA encodes the following proteins:
- the LOC121589184 gene encoding uncharacterized protein LOC121589184, which yields MKLLLVFSVLLLIGSLEASRCVHRRCPKNEVHSCCAPCPQKACITETVKCLSSCLPGCVCKKGFVRETQFGNCVPVNTNSNCAAGCTPGCVCTKGFVRETEFGKCIPLRLCPRISIASAHPSAEMNWTIVLIVAAGCSICAAQTTVKRYPTGVNATRHGTTGRNATRPGTTGVYVTRHSTTGSSVRPSKGLIPVAPGAKCPITTCGRNEALQACGTCNQITCSGISTEVCRRSCYCGCQCRRGYVRDVLDFDEKRVIFVSDLVIRCTLIFVLNEMNDLAY from the exons ATGAAGCTTTTGCTAGTGTTTTCCGTCCTGTTGCTGATCGGCAGCCTAGAGGCGAGTCGCTGCGTCCATC GCCGGTGTCCCAAGAATGAAGTGCATTCCTGCTGTGCTCCCTGCCCGCAGAAGGCGTGCATCACGGAGACCGTCAAATGCCTGTCGTCCTGCCTGCCCGGTTGCGTCTGCAAAAAGGGATTCGTAAGAGAAACGCAGTTCGGTAACTGCGTTCCAGTGAACAC CAATTCTAACTGTGCTGCTGGTTGTACGCCCGGCTGCGTCTGTACGAAGGGTTTCGTGCGGGAAACGGAATTCGGCAAATGCATCCCGCTTCGACTGTGTCCTCG CATCAGCATCGCGTCAGCGCATCCGTCTGCCGAGATGAATTGGACCATCGTTCTGATAGTTGCTGCCGGGTGCAGTATCTGTGCTGCTCAAACCACCGTAAAACGCTACCCGACCGGTGTAAACGCTACCCGGCACGGAACAACCGGTCGAAACGCTACCCGCCCCGGAACGACCGGTGTATACGTTACCCGGCATAGCACGACCGGCAGCAGCGTGCGGCCCTCGAAAGGATTAATTCCGGTGGCTCCCGGTGCTAAGTGTCCCATAA CTACATGTGGACGGAATGAGGCACTGCAAGCGTGCGGAACATGCAACCAGATAACCTGCTCCGGAATATCCACGGAAGTGTGCCGACGATCGTGCTACTGCGGCTGCCAGTGCCGACGGGGTTACGTACGG GACGTTCTTGATTTCGACGAAAAACGCGTTATTTTTGTGAGCGACCTGGTCATACGGTGCACGTTAATATTTgtattgaatgaaatgaacgATCTAGCGTACTag
- the LOC121589183 gene encoding chymotrypsin inhibitor-like: MRYEITVLLLLLLFTLCPYALAKRSFSLLSSDPCLEKRTCGKNEEFVCCGPCAEPTCTKPEPNADCTNVCVAGCFCKKNYVRRAIGGSCIWANSCPRRVQTTKKP, from the exons ATGAGATACGAAATCactgtactgctgctgctgctgcttttcacACTGTGTCCGTACGCTTTAGCGAAACGATCGTTCAGTCTTCTATCATCCGATCCCTGCCTGGAGAAGCGAA CATGCGGCAAGAACGAGGAGTTCGTCTGCTGTGGACCCTGCGCCGAGCCAACCTGCACCAAACCGGAGCCTAATGCCGACTGTACCAACGTCTGCGTAGCGGGCTGCTTCTGCAAGAAGAACTACGTACGGCGCGCCATCGGTGGATCGTGCATCTGGGCGAACAGTTGTCCCAGGCGTGTACAGACGACCAAAAAACCATAA